A region from the Salidesulfovibrio onnuriiensis genome encodes:
- the lgt gene encoding prolipoprotein diacylglyceryl transferase, whose amino-acid sequence MQPILLELGPITIHAYGVFITAAFLAGVGWAMHEARQRDLPHEKIPGVCLLILAGSILGARLLYVLIDLQYFAANPLEIFAFWHGGLVFSGGFLVGSLFGYWGLRKETKKLLWLDCFVPGVALGQAIGRIGCFMAGCCYGSKSFAPWAVTFTDPNSLAPLFRPLHPTQLYHSLAGLLTFGMLLLAKRKLETPGKLTGLFLVLFASFRISIEFFRADYRGDLGVLSVTQLIAIALLLPGLFLLFRKRARS is encoded by the coding sequence ATGCAACCGATTCTGCTTGAGCTCGGCCCCATCACCATCCACGCCTACGGCGTGTTCATCACCGCCGCGTTCCTGGCCGGTGTGGGATGGGCCATGCACGAGGCCCGGCAGCGGGACCTGCCCCATGAAAAGATTCCCGGCGTCTGCCTGCTGATCCTTGCCGGGTCGATCCTGGGGGCGCGGTTGCTCTACGTGCTCATCGACCTTCAATACTTTGCAGCCAATCCGCTGGAGATCTTCGCCTTCTGGCACGGCGGGCTCGTTTTTTCGGGGGGATTCCTTGTGGGGTCCCTCTTCGGATATTGGGGGCTGCGCAAAGAGACAAAGAAACTTCTGTGGCTGGACTGCTTTGTTCCGGGCGTGGCCCTGGGCCAGGCCATAGGCAGGATCGGCTGCTTCATGGCCGGGTGCTGCTATGGCTCCAAGAGCTTCGCGCCCTGGGCCGTCACCTTTACGGATCCCAACAGCCTGGCCCCCCTGTTCCGTCCCCTGCATCCCACACAGTTGTATCACAGCTTGGCAGGACTGCTAACTTTTGGCATGCTCCTGCTGGCAAAACGGAAGCTCGAAACTCCGGGTAAACTCACGGGACTCTTTTTGGTCCTTTTTGCAAGCTTCCGCATTTCCATAGAATTTTTCCGGGCCGATTACCGGGGCGATCTCGGTGTCCTCAGCGTCACCCAGCTTATAGCCATCGCCCTTCTTCTGCCCGGCCTTTTCCTGCTTTTCCGTAAACGTGCAAGGAGTTGA
- a CDS encoding PilZ domain-containing protein → MKDEKRSFSRVEARLNAYVRHVESLETPPIFSSAPALEACSREVLSRGGHLPEPLISFLCEMDKKLDQVLSFLSQDQIRNDFPMSIEIFELSGAGAKFRTTDPLSEGDKIELVLVLNQFPLRLAGTKGRIVGKEEDIGMFRLEFVNIREADLENIIQYVFQKQREIIRNAKRD, encoded by the coding sequence ATGAAGGATGAGAAACGGTCGTTTTCCCGTGTAGAGGCACGGTTGAATGCCTATGTCAGGCACGTTGAATCCCTGGAGACCCCTCCCATATTCAGCTCCGCTCCCGCATTGGAGGCCTGCAGCCGCGAGGTCCTGAGCCGGGGCGGCCATCTGCCTGAACCGCTCATCAGCTTCCTCTGCGAAATGGACAAGAAGCTGGACCAGGTCCTGAGCTTTCTGAGCCAGGATCAGATCCGCAACGACTTCCCCATGAGCATCGAAATCTTCGAACTTTCCGGGGCCGGGGCCAAATTCCGGACCACCGACCCGCTGTCCGAGGGCGACAAGATCGAGCTGGTGCTGGTGCTCAACCAGTTCCCGCTCAGGCTTGCCGGCACCAAGGGCCGCATCGTCGGAAAGGAAGAGGATATCGGAATGTTCCGGCTGGAATTCGTGAATATCAGGGAGGCTGACCTGGAAAACATCATCCAGTATGTTTTCCAGAAGCAGCGGGAGATAATCAGAAATGCCAAGCGCGACTAA
- the mgtE gene encoding magnesium transporter, with translation MSGKEPVMPKLYHADEVEIDPNDLDQHPADAAEHIETLDLTDQVKFIKQLPIKDAAESIAEMDQHDQSELVKHLNPGLAARIVQQMAPDDATDLLEQLDEKHRKNLLSRVDAEDRAELKTLLTFDPDTAGGVMNTEIVILDQDLTADEAINTLRQEVEDKEIPYYAYLVDERDSLTGVVSLRDLLLARRGAMLKDLVKAQNLITVSYNIDKEEVAKKIAHYNFLALPVVDFGNRLLGVVTVDDVIDIIHDEATEDMQTMVGAGADETTDSPVNFSVRKRLPWLIINVINSAIAAYVVHLFEPTISQMAILAALMHIVSNQAGNTGQQALAVMIRQLAVEKFDRKKAWMAVLRELKIGFINGFLIAGGVLLLLLVATQDLRLAGCMGIALIFDMLIGAFSGASIPLILKEIGRDPAQASSIFLTTITDAFGFWSFLALAGWMLLG, from the coding sequence ATGAGTGGAAAAGAACCGGTCATGCCGAAACTGTATCATGCGGACGAGGTCGAAATCGATCCCAACGACCTTGATCAGCACCCTGCGGATGCGGCAGAACACATAGAAACGCTGGATCTCACCGACCAGGTGAAATTCATCAAGCAGCTCCCCATCAAGGATGCCGCCGAATCCATTGCCGAAATGGACCAGCATGACCAGAGCGAACTGGTCAAGCACCTGAATCCGGGGCTTGCAGCGCGCATTGTCCAGCAGATGGCTCCGGACGACGCCACCGACCTGCTGGAGCAGCTGGACGAGAAGCACCGCAAGAACCTGCTCAGCAGGGTGGATGCGGAAGACCGTGCCGAGCTCAAGACCCTGCTGACCTTCGATCCCGACACCGCCGGCGGGGTGATGAACACCGAGATCGTGATTCTGGATCAGGATCTGACCGCGGATGAAGCCATCAACACCCTGCGTCAGGAAGTCGAAGACAAGGAAATTCCCTATTACGCCTATCTTGTGGACGAACGCGACAGCCTCACCGGGGTTGTTTCGCTTCGCGATCTTCTCCTGGCGCGCAGGGGGGCGATGCTCAAGGATTTGGTCAAGGCCCAGAACCTCATCACCGTCAGTTACAACATAGACAAGGAAGAGGTGGCCAAGAAGATCGCCCACTACAATTTTCTTGCCCTGCCCGTGGTGGATTTCGGCAACCGCCTGCTCGGCGTGGTCACGGTCGACGACGTCATCGACATCATTCATGACGAGGCCACCGAGGACATGCAGACCATGGTCGGTGCGGGCGCGGACGAAACCACGGATTCGCCGGTCAATTTTTCCGTGCGCAAGCGGCTTCCCTGGCTGATCATCAACGTGATCAACTCGGCCATCGCCGCCTATGTGGTGCACCTGTTCGAGCCCACCATTTCCCAGATGGCCATCCTGGCCGCCCTCATGCACATTGTTTCCAACCAGGCGGGCAACACGGGGCAGCAGGCCCTGGCGGTCATGATCCGTCAGCTGGCCGTGGAGAAATTCGACCGCAAGAAGGCCTGGATGGCCGTGCTCCGCGAACTCAAGATCGGCTTCATCAACGGCTTCCTGATTGCGGGCGGCGTGCTGCTGTTGCTGCTGGTGGCCACCCAGGATTTGAGGCTGGCGGGCTGCATGGGCATAGCCCTTATTTTCGACATGTTGATCGGGGCGTTTTCCGGCGCGTCCATCCCGTTGATTCTCAAGGAAATCGGCCGCGATCCGGCCCAGGCCTCGAGCATATTCCTGACCACCATCACCGACGCTTTCGGCTTCTGGAGCTTCCTGGCCCTGGCTGGCTGGATGCTGCTCGGCTGA
- a CDS encoding protein phosphatase CheZ — MTTNEEIVKEMMEQVSDKLVNNLRDSITAAVEREIASHLSNALLEGEFYRRVNKDLQEGLKQIYQEVKAAKGGTKAVPQIETEIDPDELFNEASDQLDAVLRTTEKAAVDIIDIVEKLQDMSVTVSDIVKGFESGGVTKENRQRLKEINDVLMNDLSQIMVTLSFQDLTGQRIKIIINSIRKVEQIVREVMVSTGLMIRQRTEKPEQDFDSLSAEAKHKASDLVGPTEGTDQGDVDDLLSSLGLD; from the coding sequence ATGACTACCAATGAAGAAATAGTCAAAGAGATGATGGAGCAGGTCTCGGACAAGCTTGTCAACAACCTGCGGGATTCCATCACGGCCGCGGTGGAGCGCGAGATCGCCTCCCACCTTTCCAACGCCCTGCTCGAAGGCGAATTCTACCGCAGGGTCAACAAGGACCTGCAGGAAGGCCTCAAGCAGATCTACCAGGAAGTCAAGGCGGCCAAGGGCGGCACCAAGGCGGTTCCCCAGATAGAAACGGAAATAGATCCGGACGAGCTCTTTAACGAGGCTTCGGACCAGCTGGACGCGGTGCTGCGCACCACGGAAAAGGCCGCAGTGGACATCATCGACATCGTGGAAAAGCTCCAGGACATGTCCGTGACCGTTTCCGACATCGTCAAGGGCTTCGAATCCGGCGGCGTGACCAAGGAAAACAGGCAGCGCCTCAAGGAGATCAACGACGTTCTCATGAACGACCTGTCCCAAATCATGGTCACCCTGAGCTTCCAGGACCTCACTGGACAGCGCATCAAGATCATCATCAACTCCATCCGCAAGGTGGAACAGATCGTGCGCGAAGTCATGGTTTCCACGGGCCTCATGATCCGCCAGAGAACGGAAAAGCCGGAGCAGGATTTCGACTCCCTTTCCGCGGAGGCGAAGCACAAGGCCTCGGATCTGGTGGGCCCCACCGAGGGCACGGACCAGGGCGACGTGGACGACCTGCTCTCCTCCCTGGGCCTGGACTGA
- a CDS encoding 4Fe-4S binding protein: protein MKEIVKGFRKIVYLTFPPEVSGRPVVCNLGKLYDLSFNILKADIGPRQEGTMTLEISGLEGDFHKGVSYLKENGVRITPVAHKIFRDEDSCMHCGLCTAMCPTKALTVDPGTRTVIFDVDKCSACGMCTRVCPVRAMTLDLDENGS, encoded by the coding sequence ATGAAAGAAATCGTCAAGGGTTTTCGCAAGATAGTTTATCTCACCTTCCCGCCGGAGGTTTCCGGCCGCCCGGTTGTCTGCAACCTGGGCAAGCTGTACGACCTGAGTTTCAACATACTCAAGGCGGACATCGGCCCGAGGCAGGAAGGCACCATGACCCTGGAGATATCCGGGCTCGAAGGGGACTTCCACAAGGGAGTCAGCTATCTCAAGGAAAACGGCGTACGGATCACCCCGGTGGCCCACAAAATCTTCCGGGACGAAGACAGCTGCATGCACTGCGGCCTGTGCACGGCAATGTGCCCAACAAAGGCCCTGACCGTGGATCCGGGCACCCGGACCGTGATTTTCGACGTGGATAAATGTTCCGCCTGCGGCATGTGCACCCGCGTCTGCCCTGTCCGGGCCATGACGCTGGACCTTGACGAGAACGGGAGCTAG
- the nadC gene encoding carboxylating nicotinate-nucleotide diphosphorylase: protein MTTELFDNHFQAETRMFLLALIRIALAEDGPDLTAQGLFSETDSAQAQIVAKQSTVVAGLPLIPLVLEFGGAECQVHLNVDDGDRVSEGTMVAALQGPAVHLLKAERVIMNFLCHLSGVAELTSKYVAELKGTDTTLLDTRKTTPGMRYLEKYAVRVGGGQNHRMNLTDMLMLKDNHIDRAGSITQAVKSLHDAYEQCPPIEVECRTLEEVEEASKCDIRRIMLDNMSHESITEALKRIPAHIETEVSGNISLENIKSYAQLGPNYISVGKLTHSAPSSDFSMQFLSLGA from the coding sequence ATGACGACCGAACTCTTTGACAATCATTTCCAGGCAGAAACCCGCATGTTCCTGCTGGCCCTCATCCGCATCGCCCTGGCGGAAGACGGCCCGGACCTGACCGCCCAGGGACTTTTCTCCGAAACGGACTCGGCCCAGGCCCAGATCGTGGCCAAGCAATCCACCGTCGTGGCCGGCCTTCCCCTCATCCCGCTGGTGCTGGAATTCGGCGGCGCCGAATGCCAGGTGCACCTCAACGTGGACGATGGAGACCGCGTCTCCGAAGGCACCATGGTGGCCGCCCTTCAAGGTCCCGCAGTGCATCTGCTCAAGGCGGAACGAGTGATCATGAATTTCCTGTGCCACCTTTCCGGCGTTGCCGAGCTCACATCCAAATATGTGGCCGAGCTGAAAGGCACCGACACCACCCTGCTGGATACGCGCAAGACCACTCCGGGCATGCGCTACCTTGAAAAATACGCAGTCCGCGTGGGCGGGGGCCAGAACCACCGCATGAACCTCACCGACATGCTCATGCTCAAGGACAATCACATAGACAGGGCCGGAAGCATCACCCAGGCTGTCAAAAGCCTGCACGACGCCTATGAGCAATGCCCGCCCATCGAGGTGGAATGCCGCACCCTGGAAGAAGTGGAAGAGGCTTCCAAATGCGACATCCGGCGCATCATGCTGGATAACATGTCGCACGAATCCATCACCGAAGCCCTGAAACGGATTCCCGCACACATCGAGACCGAGGTCAGCGGCAACATTTCCCTTGAAAACATCAAAAGCTACGCCCAGTTGGGGCCGAACTACATCTCGGTGGGCAAACTGACCCACTCTGCACCGTCTTCCGACTTCAGCATGCAGTTCCTTTCGCTGGGCGCGTAG
- the ybgF gene encoding tol-pal system protein YbgF translates to MKMKRIIPIFCAGAIALSGFGCVTRTDVETMEAQNRRQNAEQRKLILQLEEELDKTRAALRNEIDKSSNPVREKTATIWIELNSLRQEFAQLKGDMEIMELRMDRQLGDANATMDMAPMKDRVKDIEFALENQLNVDLSSAAKPKTEAQAEAKPADKVTVGKPEAKPEAQADPAKALYDRAYDLYKEGKYEDARSYWAEFVKSFPKHPYVASALFWQGQSYYKMKNYSNAAVLYDDVIQKYPKSSKYRAAMLKQAYSLHYLGKTKIAKFLLQELIDKHPKSVEATQAKSFLEKLK, encoded by the coding sequence ATGAAAATGAAACGCATCATTCCCATATTCTGCGCCGGAGCCATCGCCCTGAGCGGGTTCGGCTGCGTGACCAGGACCGACGTGGAAACCATGGAAGCCCAAAACCGACGCCAGAACGCGGAACAGCGCAAGCTCATCCTGCAGCTCGAAGAGGAACTGGACAAGACGCGCGCGGCCCTCAGAAACGAAATCGACAAATCCAGCAACCCGGTGCGCGAAAAAACCGCCACCATCTGGATCGAGCTCAACAGCCTGCGCCAGGAATTCGCCCAGCTCAAGGGCGATATGGAGATCATGGAACTGCGCATGGACCGCCAGCTTGGCGACGCCAACGCCACCATGGACATGGCGCCCATGAAGGACCGGGTCAAGGACATCGAATTCGCCCTGGAAAACCAGCTCAACGTGGACCTTTCCTCCGCCGCAAAGCCCAAGACCGAGGCCCAGGCGGAAGCCAAGCCCGCCGACAAGGTGACCGTGGGCAAACCCGAGGCAAAGCCCGAGGCCCAGGCCGACCCGGCCAAGGCGCTCTACGACCGCGCCTACGATCTCTACAAGGAAGGCAAATACGAGGATGCAAGGTCCTACTGGGCCGAATTCGTCAAGAGCTTTCCCAAGCACCCCTATGTGGCCAGCGCCCTCTTCTGGCAGGGTCAGTCCTACTACAAGATGAAGAACTACTCCAACGCGGCCGTGCTCTACGACGACGTCATCCAGAAGTACCCCAAGAGCTCCAAGTACCGCGCGGCCATGCTCAAGCAGGCCTACAGCCTCCATTACCTGGGCAAGACCAAGATCGCCAAGTTCCTGCTGCAGGAACTCATAGACAAGCATCCGAAATCAGTGGAAGCGACCCAGGCGAAAAGCTTCCTCGAAAAACTGAAATAA
- the lspA gene encoding signal peptidase II yields MDKYKLAAAWAAAMTILDQVTKLIVAAYLPLNGWERTVPGFFNLVHVRNRGTAWGFLDRNDISWQIPLFIIITVAALGFIGYLLKKTEESDKWMITGLGLIGGGAVGNLIDRVRLGEVIDFLDFYVGVHHWPAFNIADVSLTIGAGAVLISLYLNRNNATDSA; encoded by the coding sequence ATGGATAAATACAAACTGGCCGCCGCCTGGGCGGCGGCCATGACCATACTGGACCAGGTCACCAAGCTGATCGTGGCCGCCTATCTGCCCCTGAACGGCTGGGAAAGGACCGTCCCGGGATTCTTCAACCTGGTGCACGTGCGCAACCGGGGCACTGCCTGGGGCTTCCTGGACCGCAATGACATCTCCTGGCAGATTCCCCTGTTCATCATCATCACCGTCGCGGCCCTGGGCTTCATCGGCTACCTGCTGAAAAAGACCGAGGAAAGCGACAAGTGGATGATCACGGGCCTGGGGCTCATCGGCGGAGGAGCAGTCGGCAACCTCATCGACCGCGTCCGGCTCGGCGAAGTCATCGACTTTCTCGACTTCTATGTGGGGGTCCACCACTGGCCCGCCTTCAACATCGCCGACGTGTCCCTGACCATCGGCGCGGGCGCGGTGCTGATCTCCCTGTACCTGAACAGGAACAATGCAACCGATTCTGCTTGA
- the epsC gene encoding serine O-acetyltransferase EpsC encodes MSGEYNLDAIVKKLTSNGHEALSRKKADEQPMPSVEILSGIVESLRSVMFPGYYGPSEITPDTMPYYIGSTLDSVERQLGDQINRGYCFVCEREDRDQCADCAKRSRETARRFIAKLPEIRELLLSDVEAAYDGDPAAKTHGETIFCYPSIRALTNHRIAHELYTLGVDIIPRIISEMAHSDTGIDIHPGASLGKRFFIDHGTGTVIGETCIIGDNVRIYQGVTLGAKSFPKGEGDQLIKGLPRHPIVEDDVIVYAGATILGRVTIGKGAVVGGNVWITGDVHAGARLVQSRAMQMAFEHGGGI; translated from the coding sequence ATGTCCGGGGAATACAACCTCGACGCCATAGTCAAGAAACTCACCAGCAACGGCCACGAGGCGCTTTCCCGCAAAAAGGCGGACGAGCAGCCCATGCCGTCCGTGGAGATCCTTTCCGGAATCGTGGAAAGCCTCCGCTCGGTCATGTTCCCGGGATATTACGGACCGTCCGAGATAACGCCCGACACCATGCCCTACTACATCGGCTCCACCCTGGACAGCGTGGAACGCCAGTTGGGCGACCAGATCAACAGGGGCTACTGTTTTGTCTGCGAACGCGAGGACCGGGACCAATGTGCGGACTGTGCAAAGCGTTCCCGGGAAACGGCCAGACGGTTTATCGCCAAGCTGCCGGAGATACGGGAACTGCTCCTCTCGGACGTGGAGGCGGCCTATGACGGCGACCCCGCGGCCAAGACCCACGGGGAAACCATCTTCTGCTACCCGTCCATCCGGGCCCTGACCAACCACCGCATTGCCCATGAGCTCTACACCTTGGGCGTGGACATCATCCCGCGCATCATCAGCGAGATGGCCCACTCGGACACGGGCATCGACATCCACCCCGGCGCAAGCCTCGGCAAACGATTCTTCATCGACCACGGCACGGGCACGGTTATCGGCGAAACCTGCATCATCGGTGACAACGTGCGCATCTACCAGGGCGTGACCCTCGGCGCGAAGAGCTTCCCCAAGGGAGAAGGCGACCAGCTCATCAAGGGACTGCCCCGCCATCCCATCGTGGAGGACGACGTCATCGTCTATGCAGGGGCCACCATCCTGGGTCGCGTAACCATCGGCAAGGGCGCTGTCGTGGGCGGCAATGTCTGGATCACCGGCGACGTCCATGCCGGAGCTCGCCTGGTCCAGTCCCGGGCCATGCAGATGGCCTTCGAACACGGCGGCGGCATCTGA
- the ileS gene encoding isoleucine--tRNA ligase, with protein MSDYKNTLLLPKTSFPMKANLKQREPEMLKFWEEIDAYSLMISSGGEKGGYCLHDGPPYANGHIHMGTAMNKTLKDIVVKSRNMQGYKSQYVPGWDCHGLPIEHKVEQELKAKNKELDTLTIRKICRQYATKWLDVQRKEFKRLGVLGVWDDPYMTMKPEYEAATARELGKFMERDGVVRGKKPIYWCCDCRTALAEAEVEYEDHTSPSIYVRFPMADEKARELADVDVNRLYVVIWTTTPWTIPDNMAIAVHPDFDYVFVEVAGDVYVVAEGMLEAVTKAVNWENPKVVATVKGSKLEGLNPKHPIYDRESPMVLADYVTLEAGTGCVHTAPGHGPDDFVTGLRNGLEIYSPMNDRGEFLPEVEFFAGMNVYDANPKVIEKLEELGNLLGSGKIEHSYPHCWRCKKPVIFRATTQWFIGMEENDLRQRSLKAIRDDVQWIPGWGEDRIYNMVENRPDWCISRQRNWGVPISALICEDCDESWFDAQWVYDICDKYAKHPTGCDYWFEAPIEELVPEGLTCPKCGGNHWKRETDILDVWFDSGTSYAAVVEQREETTYPADLYLEGSDQHRGWFHSSLLASMGTRDVPPYKAVLTHGYVVDGDGRKMSKSIGNVIAPQEIIDKYGAEILRMWVSASNYQEDVRISDETLERLVDAYRRIRNTCRYLLSNLNDFDPRHRVANADLLPMDRYALELVTRRHETIQKAYNTFEFHKVYHTLHNLCVVDLSAFYLDIIKDRLYVEEQDGLKRRSAQTVLWQILMMLLVDMAPVLSFTAEEAFQQLPEAIRAALPELKSVFSLRFAPDSASMSADEFARWDRLADIRAEVNKAIEPKRKDRVIGKPLDAMVTLYADEKVKELINSEDFDICEFLIVSKVVVKDLGDATAEAVEAEEVKGLKIDVAPAPGEKCERCWRISEELGTDSEHPTACPRCTAVLKTLG; from the coding sequence ATGAGCGACTACAAAAACACTCTTCTTCTGCCCAAGACCAGCTTTCCCATGAAAGCCAATCTCAAACAACGCGAGCCGGAGATGCTCAAGTTCTGGGAAGAAATTGACGCATACAGCCTCATGATTAGCTCCGGCGGCGAAAAGGGCGGCTACTGCCTACACGACGGCCCCCCGTACGCCAACGGCCACATCCACATGGGTACGGCCATGAACAAGACCCTCAAGGATATCGTGGTCAAATCCCGCAACATGCAGGGCTACAAGTCCCAGTACGTTCCGGGCTGGGACTGTCATGGCCTGCCCATCGAGCACAAGGTCGAGCAGGAGCTCAAGGCCAAGAACAAGGAACTGGACACCCTGACCATCCGCAAGATCTGCCGCCAGTACGCCACCAAGTGGCTGGACGTGCAGCGCAAGGAATTCAAGCGCCTCGGCGTGCTCGGTGTCTGGGATGACCCGTACATGACCATGAAGCCCGAATACGAGGCCGCCACGGCCCGCGAGCTGGGCAAATTCATGGAGCGTGACGGCGTTGTGCGCGGCAAGAAACCCATCTACTGGTGCTGCGACTGCCGCACCGCCCTGGCCGAAGCCGAGGTGGAATACGAGGATCACACCTCCCCGTCCATTTACGTGCGCTTCCCCATGGCCGACGAAAAGGCCCGGGAACTGGCCGACGTGGATGTGAACAGGCTTTACGTGGTCATCTGGACCACCACCCCGTGGACCATCCCCGACAACATGGCCATCGCCGTGCACCCGGACTTCGATTACGTGTTCGTGGAAGTGGCCGGCGACGTTTACGTGGTGGCCGAAGGCATGCTGGAAGCCGTCACCAAGGCAGTGAACTGGGAAAACCCCAAGGTCGTCGCCACGGTCAAGGGCTCCAAGCTGGAAGGCCTCAACCCCAAGCACCCCATCTACGACCGCGAATCCCCCATGGTGCTGGCGGACTACGTCACCCTGGAAGCCGGTACCGGCTGCGTGCACACCGCCCCCGGCCACGGCCCGGACGACTTTGTCACCGGCCTGCGCAACGGTCTGGAAATTTACTCGCCCATGAACGACCGGGGCGAATTCCTGCCCGAAGTGGAATTCTTCGCGGGCATGAACGTCTACGACGCCAACCCCAAGGTCATCGAAAAGCTTGAGGAGTTGGGCAACCTGCTGGGTTCCGGCAAGATCGAGCACTCCTACCCGCACTGCTGGCGCTGCAAGAAGCCGGTCATCTTCCGGGCCACCACCCAGTGGTTCATCGGCATGGAGGAAAACGACCTGCGCCAGCGCTCCCTCAAGGCCATCCGCGACGACGTGCAGTGGATTCCGGGCTGGGGCGAGGACCGCATTTACAACATGGTGGAAAACAGGCCCGACTGGTGCATTTCCCGCCAGCGCAACTGGGGAGTGCCCATCTCGGCGCTCATCTGCGAGGACTGCGACGAGTCCTGGTTCGACGCCCAGTGGGTCTATGATATCTGCGACAAGTACGCCAAGCACCCCACGGGCTGCGACTACTGGTTCGAGGCCCCCATCGAGGAACTGGTTCCCGAGGGCCTGACCTGCCCCAAATGCGGCGGCAACCACTGGAAGCGGGAAACCGACATCCTGGACGTCTGGTTCGACTCCGGCACCAGTTACGCGGCCGTGGTCGAGCAGCGCGAGGAAACCACCTACCCGGCCGACCTGTACCTGGAAGGTTCCGACCAGCACCGAGGCTGGTTCCACAGTTCCCTGCTGGCCTCCATGGGCACCCGCGACGTGCCGCCTTACAAGGCCGTGCTGACCCACGGCTACGTGGTGGACGGCGACGGCCGCAAGATGTCCAAGTCCATCGGCAACGTCATCGCCCCGCAGGAGATCATCGACAAGTATGGAGCTGAAATCCTGCGCATGTGGGTTTCGGCCTCCAACTACCAGGAAGACGTGCGCATCTCCGACGAGACCCTGGAACGACTCGTGGACGCCTATCGCCGCATCCGCAACACCTGCCGCTACCTGCTCTCGAACCTGAACGATTTCGACCCCAGGCACCGGGTTGCGAACGCGGACCTGCTGCCCATGGACCGCTACGCCCTGGAGCTGGTGACCAGGCGTCACGAAACCATCCAGAAGGCATACAACACCTTTGAATTCCACAAGGTCTACCACACCCTGCACAACCTGTGCGTGGTGGATCTTTCCGCATTCTACCTGGATATCATCAAGGACCGCCTCTACGTGGAGGAGCAGGACGGCCTCAAGCGCCGCTCGGCCCAAACCGTGCTCTGGCAGATCCTGATGATGCTGCTGGTGGACATGGCTCCGGTGCTTTCCTTCACTGCGGAGGAAGCCTTCCAGCAGCTGCCCGAAGCCATCAGGGCCGCACTGCCCGAACTCAAGTCCGTGTTCAGCCTGCGCTTTGCTCCGGATTCCGCCAGCATGAGCGCCGACGAATTCGCCCGCTGGGACAGGCTGGCCGACATCCGCGCCGAAGTGAACAAGGCCATCGAGCCCAAGCGCAAGGACCGCGTCATCGGCAAGCCGCTGGACGCCATGGTCACCCTGTACGCCGATGAAAAGGTCAAGGAGCTGATTAACTCCGAGGACTTCGACATCTGCGAGTTCCTCATCGTCTCCAAGGTGGTCGTCAAGGATCTGGGCGACGCCACAGCCGAGGCCGTCGAAGCCGAGGAAGTGAAAGGACTCAAGATCGACGTGGCCCCGGCCCCCGGCGAAAAATGCGAACGCTGCTGGCGCATCAGCGAAGAGCTGGGCACCGACAGCGAGCATCCCACCGCCTGCCCGCGCTGCACCGCAGTGCTGAAAACCCTGGGCTAG
- a CDS encoding PLD nuclease N-terminal domain-containing protein, which translates to MFEKLAAVSPAQWGVVALLGLVYLAMNAWCILDAWKRDFGSSGEKVAWIQLMVFVPLLGALAYFMIGKNRGEITQ; encoded by the coding sequence ATGTTCGAAAAACTGGCTGCCGTCTCCCCCGCGCAATGGGGGGTTGTCGCCCTTCTGGGCCTCGTCTACCTCGCCATGAACGCGTGGTGCATTCTCGACGCCTGGAAACGCGACTTCGGTTCCTCCGGCGAGAAAGTGGCCTGGATTCAGCTCATGGTCTTCGTCCCCCTGCTGGGAGCGCTGGCCTACTTCATGATCGGAAAAAACAGAGGAGAAATCACCCAATGA